From the Spiroplasma sp. BIUS-1 genome, one window contains:
- a CDS encoding phosphatidate cytidylyltransferase — translation MKNNDKDFEITDTVEVTPEVGDEIGKNRFKLDSVKKNFRARVLSTIVLLILLLGFVGSGAIYTSLLQAGKTNNADIASYFSIILTAALTALCLFEMNKTNGFKVWYYQILIIVFGVILLLFPMTKTLYNFSFYSKMSLATWLAPWQFPIIITVYLVTIIVIGVADKRIDTKKALINFVMTMVIVLGLKAFSITSLAFDFEKSKEAIFSFNTILWIWIMIILSDSFQYIGGMRFGKTKLSPNVSPKKTWEGALIGMGTAAVFGIAYAMIFQFVDIFAPFQPLREVMQILGSRSVALEVIIYILLALVFPIIGLFGDLLFSWVKRQANIKDYSNLIPGHGGALDRLDSILFSLFILFIFISIYAA, via the coding sequence ATGAAGAATAACGACAAAGATTTTGAAATAACAGATACTGTTGAAGTTACTCCTGAAGTTGGAGATGAAATTGGTAAAAATCGTTTTAAACTAGACTCTGTTAAAAAGAACTTTAGAGCTAGAGTACTATCTACAATTGTTCTTCTTATTTTACTTCTAGGTTTTGTTGGATCTGGAGCTATTTATACTTCTTTATTACAAGCAGGTAAAACAAACAATGCTGACATTGCATCATACTTTTCAATAATATTAACAGCTGCTTTAACAGCTCTTTGTTTATTTGAAATGAACAAAACTAATGGATTTAAAGTTTGATATTATCAAATTTTAATTATTGTTTTTGGAGTAATTTTATTGTTATTCCCAATGACAAAAACTCTTTATAATTTCTCATTTTACTCAAAAATGAGTTTAGCTACTTGATTGGCACCATGACAATTTCCGATAATAATTACTGTTTATCTAGTAACTATTATTGTAATTGGTGTTGCTGATAAAAGAATCGATACTAAAAAAGCTTTAATAAACTTTGTAATGACAATGGTAATAGTTTTAGGATTAAAAGCATTTTCAATTACATCACTTGCTTTTGACTTTGAAAAATCAAAAGAAGCTATCTTTTCGTTTAACACTATTTTATGAATTTGAATAATGATCATTTTAAGTGATTCATTCCAATATATTGGTGGAATGAGATTTGGAAAAACTAAATTAAGTCCTAATGTAAGTCCTAAAAAAACTTGAGAGGGAGCATTAATTGGTATGGGTACAGCTGCTGTATTTGGTATTGCATATGCAATGATATTCCAATTTGTAGATATTTTTGCACCTTTCCAACCATTAAGAGAAGTTATGCAAATACTTGGTTCTAGATCGGTTGCTTTAGAAGTGATTATTTACATTTTATTAGCATTGGTTTTCCCGATAATTGGATTGTTTGGAGATCTATTATTCTCTTGAGTAAAAAGACAAGCAAATATTAAAGATTATTCAAATTTAATTCCAGGACATGGTGGAGCTTTAGATAGATTAGATTCAATTTTATTCTCACTGTTTATCTTGTTTATCTTTATTTCAATTTACGCAGCATAA
- the dxr gene encoding 1-deoxy-D-xylulose-5-phosphate reductoisomerase — MKNIILFGASGNIGQQCIELLEENKDKYNLIALSVGENDSQVESFLLSFKEIKKVYSKKELTELKIKFPDVEFINDDILNLFGKDEDIVINALSGFYGLQVTLKAIEKDLTLLNANKESFVTAGNLINKMLKTSKSKIYPIDSEHCAIFQCLENENKADILFITASGGSFRNLTLEETKNVTLQEALNHPNWSMGNKITIDSSTMFNKAFEILEAYHLFGIKKIVTLLHPQSLIHSMVGFNDGSIKAQLSVPDMKQVINYFLHYPKRFSFSKQKDMQFNDLINLELKEIDQTRFKPIEFAMQCIEYNNSKSIALNAANEVCVDLFLNNKISFYEITEIVQSVFEECENIELESYQEILNYDNAIRKITLSRIGE; from the coding sequence ATGAAAAACATAATATTATTTGGTGCATCAGGAAATATTGGTCAACAATGTATTGAATTGTTGGAAGAAAATAAAGATAAATATAACTTAATAGCACTTAGTGTAGGAGAAAATGATTCACAAGTTGAATCTTTTTTGCTTTCATTTAAAGAAATTAAAAAAGTTTATTCTAAAAAAGAATTAACTGAATTAAAAATAAAATTCCCTGATGTTGAATTTATAAATGATGATATTTTAAACTTATTCGGAAAAGATGAAGATATTGTTATAAATGCTTTAAGTGGTTTTTATGGTTTACAAGTTACTTTAAAAGCAATTGAAAAAGATTTAACTTTATTAAATGCTAATAAAGAATCTTTTGTAACAGCTGGTAACTTGATTAACAAAATGTTAAAAACAAGCAAATCTAAAATTTATCCCATCGACTCAGAACACTGTGCTATTTTTCAATGTTTAGAAAATGAAAATAAAGCAGATATTTTATTCATTACTGCATCAGGAGGTAGTTTTAGAAATTTAACTTTAGAAGAAACAAAAAATGTTACTTTACAAGAAGCATTAAATCACCCAAATTGATCAATGGGTAACAAAATAACAATTGATAGTTCGACTATGTTTAATAAAGCTTTTGAAATACTTGAGGCATACCATTTATTTGGAATTAAAAAGATTGTAACTTTATTGCATCCTCAATCTTTAATTCATTCAATGGTTGGCTTTAATGATGGGTCAATAAAGGCTCAACTTTCTGTTCCAGATATGAAACAAGTTATTAACTATTTCTTACATTATCCAAAAAGATTTTCATTTTCTAAACAAAAAGATATGCAATTTAATGATTTAATTAACTTGGAGTTAAAAGAAATAGATCAAACTAGATTTAAACCAATTGAATTTGCAATGCAGTGTATTGAATATAATAATTCAAAATCAATAGCTTTAAATGCAGCCAATGAAGTGTGTGTTGATTTATTTTTAAACAATAAAATTAGTTTCTATGAAATAACTGAAATTGTACAATCAGTATTTGAAGAGTGTGAAAATATTGAATTAGAAAGTTATCAAGAAATATTAAATTATGATAATGCAATTAGAAAGATAACATTATCAAGAATCGGGGAATAA
- a CDS encoding ATP-binding cassette domain-containing protein: MEYKFSQQQSLNDCGIAVTTMLINYFHKKDFGVEEVKFENYLGDEMLNLYDIEQVLQKYKINFESYSCSFEELVQIDISNPIVLNVVNKNNLEHFIIVYKKKKDMFLIADPNEKDLKWLKFEEVEKIYQGYLSTTKVLEKIDFKNKNLYNWFYFVKNFKLEVGLIFLISILLNVLILISNNFIKIYMENINLNDSKNMQLIFNVYIFIFFVQIFSSYYINKIIYKIKNKISKNIFHFYKEKLLSLTIEKFNTNSKEEWTKKLSHINIVSEFITDSIINLPLGFTLFFMFSIFLLLISPFILTLVLIQNLISICMSVVIFYLIKEFKIKKERKLIDFSLNYRQILEAYEEIKYKNIETEINRVNNKNYNETFDVNKKIFNLNNSSEVMLTVVNKLFFYLIFYVSVTHINKGSFTFADLLFYTSISSYINIFFNNVTGYILNIQEIIIASKSLSFVFESNKLEDNLEKINTIKSIEVNSLYKYKSDNCLLNNFNFVFDQNTFVHGKSGSGKTTLLKILSGHFKNYEGEILIDNIELKNIENDSYSKKIIYLGQYDYLFDGTVWQNIQQFKNEVDFNVFEELRLNEVLERNNIALDKKIHDNGYNLSKGQRQIINFISLFFTQKDVYLIDEPLSNVDKHTAYYLFKTFVEYKKDSLIIMCDHDMAYCNFFEKRVEVV; encoded by the coding sequence TTGGAATATAAATTTTCTCAGCAACAATCTTTAAATGATTGTGGTATTGCTGTAACTACTATGTTAATAAATTATTTTCACAAAAAAGATTTTGGAGTTGAAGAAGTTAAGTTTGAAAATTATCTTGGTGATGAAATGCTTAACTTATATGACATAGAACAAGTTTTGCAAAAATACAAAATAAACTTTGAGTCTTATTCTTGTAGTTTTGAAGAACTTGTTCAAATAGATATAAGCAACCCGATAGTTTTGAATGTTGTTAACAAAAATAATTTAGAGCACTTTATAATAGTTTATAAAAAAAAGAAAGATATGTTTTTAATAGCTGATCCAAATGAAAAAGATTTAAAGTGATTGAAGTTTGAAGAAGTTGAAAAAATTTATCAAGGATATCTTTCTACAACTAAAGTGTTAGAAAAAATAGATTTTAAAAACAAAAATTTATATAACTGGTTTTACTTTGTTAAAAATTTTAAACTTGAAGTTGGTTTAATTTTTTTAATATCTATTTTATTAAATGTCTTAATATTGATAAGTAATAACTTTATAAAAATATATATGGAAAATATAAATTTAAATGATAGTAAAAATATGCAACTAATTTTTAATGTATATATTTTTATATTTTTTGTACAAATTTTTTCTTCTTATTATATAAACAAAATAATATACAAAATAAAAAACAAGATAAGTAAAAATATATTTCATTTTTACAAAGAAAAGTTATTAAGTTTAACTATAGAGAAATTTAACACTAATTCAAAAGAGGAGTGAACAAAAAAACTTTCTCACATAAACATAGTTTCAGAGTTTATAACAGATTCTATAATTAACTTGCCTTTAGGATTTACTTTATTCTTTATGTTCTCAATATTTTTACTTTTAATATCACCGTTCATACTAACTTTAGTTTTAATCCAGAATCTTATTTCTATATGTATGTCTGTAGTAATTTTTTATTTAATAAAGGAATTTAAAATAAAAAAAGAAAGAAAGCTAATAGACTTTTCTCTAAACTACAGACAAATTTTAGAAGCATATGAAGAAATAAAATATAAGAACATTGAAACTGAAATTAATAGGGTTAATAACAAAAACTACAATGAAACTTTTGATGTCAATAAAAAAATATTTAATCTTAATAACAGTTCTGAAGTTATGTTAACTGTTGTTAACAAATTATTTTTTTACTTAATATTTTATGTTTCAGTAACACATATTAATAAAGGTAGTTTTACTTTTGCTGATTTACTTTTTTATACTTCGATTAGTAGCTATATAAATATATTTTTTAATAATGTAACTGGATATATTTTAAACATTCAAGAAATAATAATAGCGAGCAAGTCTTTAAGTTTTGTTTTTGAATCAAATAAACTAGAAGATAATTTAGAAAAAATAAATACAATAAAAAGTATAGAAGTAAATAGTTTGTATAAATATAAAAGTGATAACTGTCTTTTAAATAATTTTAATTTTGTTTTTGATCAAAATACATTTGTTCATGGAAAGAGTGGAAGTGGAAAAACAACTTTGTTAAAAATATTATCAGGGCACTTTAAAAATTATGAAGGTGAAATCTTAATAGATAATATTGAGTTGAAAAATATTGAAAATGATTCCTACTCTAAAAAAATAATTTACTTAGGACAGTATGACTATTTATTTGATGGAACTGTTTGACAAAATATTCAACAATTTAAAAATGAAGTAGATTTTAATGTCTTTGAAGAACTTCGCTTAAATGAAGTTTTAGAAAGAAATAACATTGCTTTAGATAAAAAAATTCATGACAATGGTTATAACCTAAGTAAAGGACAAAGACAAATAATAAATTTTATAAGTTTATTCTTTACTCAAAAAGATGTTTACTTGATTGATGAACCTTTAAGTAATGTAGATAAACACACAGCATATTATTTATTTAAAACTTTTGTTGAATACAAAAAAGACAGTCTAATAATTATGTGCGATCACGATATGGCTTATTGTAACTTTTTTGAAAAGAGAGTAGAGGTTGTTTAA
- the rseP gene encoding RIP metalloprotease RseP translates to MSEVSGGMVVLAFFVGIIVMLLLITIHELGHLVVAKIAKAYVYEFSIGFGPRIFVFKGKETWVSIRAFPLGGYCSIASDKTDPPSDREDVEVPDERKLDYIARWKKMFFILAGPLMNLSVALLLFTSIFAAIGEKRNDMTYFGSTYTQEGIAAKAIMEKENKNQKIDINYIGQDYVIWGWKMTSGSTTIFDNICSVADQDKCNEKINDLDNQKAVDYKKTVYSFINNLPLAKGKDDVKIQFVYKKVDKYSGVALTGYETGIATNPVEFKAGQSVGIAAPNRLYKTTGEAYGAGWGETFKASISILEALGNVFTGKFSNLVGPVGVAKQTATLLQSADQFFIYVATISANLFILNLIFIPPLDGYRLLENFIEMIIRKELPTKYKVVVNTAGAILFLLLFVIITIKDFII, encoded by the coding sequence ATGAGTGAAGTTAGTGGGGGAATGGTTGTATTAGCATTCTTTGTTGGAATTATTGTAATGCTTTTATTAATAACCATTCATGAATTAGGGCATTTAGTTGTTGCAAAAATTGCAAAAGCTTATGTGTATGAATTTTCAATTGGATTTGGACCTAGAATTTTTGTTTTTAAAGGAAAAGAAACTTGAGTTTCTATTAGAGCATTTCCATTAGGTGGGTATTGTTCTATTGCATCAGATAAAACTGATCCACCAAGTGATAGAGAAGATGTTGAAGTGCCTGATGAAAGAAAATTAGACTATATTGCAAGATGAAAGAAAATGTTCTTTATTTTAGCAGGTCCATTAATGAATTTATCTGTTGCTTTATTATTATTTACTTCTATTTTTGCAGCAATTGGGGAAAAAAGAAATGATATGACTTACTTTGGATCAACTTATACTCAAGAAGGTATTGCTGCAAAAGCAATTATGGAAAAAGAAAATAAAAATCAAAAAATTGATATCAACTATATTGGACAAGACTATGTAATTTGGGGTTGAAAAATGACTTCAGGAAGTACCACTATTTTTGACAATATTTGTTCTGTTGCAGATCAAGACAAGTGTAATGAAAAAATAAATGATTTGGATAATCAAAAAGCAGTTGATTATAAAAAAACTGTTTATAGTTTTATTAATAACTTGCCTTTAGCAAAAGGAAAAGACGATGTAAAAATACAATTTGTCTATAAAAAGGTCGATAAATATAGTGGTGTTGCACTAACTGGATATGAAACAGGCATTGCTACAAATCCAGTTGAATTCAAAGCTGGACAAAGCGTTGGAATAGCAGCACCTAATAGACTTTATAAAACTACTGGAGAAGCTTATGGAGCTGGTTGAGGTGAAACTTTTAAAGCTTCTATTTCAATTTTAGAAGCTTTAGGAAATGTCTTTACTGGAAAATTTTCAAACTTAGTTGGACCTGTTGGGGTTGCAAAACAAACGGCAACATTATTGCAAAGTGCAGATCAATTCTTTATTTATGTTGCAACAATTAGTGCAAACTTATTTATTCTAAACTTAATCTTTATCCCACCATTAGATGGATATAGATTATTAGAAAACTTTATTGAAATGATTATTAGAAAAGAATTGCCAACTAAATATAAAGTTGTAGTAAATACAGCTGGAGCTATTTTATTTTTATTATTATTTGTGATAATTACCATAAAAGATTTTATAATCTAA
- a CDS encoding PolC-type DNA polymerase III, with product MNKEVRDMFEKLNVFLDESEEVYFDQAHFYKEAEFSESTNKLRVFIKIKDFLPIHLLHKVETTLTTNTLVPTKLNLLVENEVYSKELIWNHIEYVKEQKAEVKTGTIKILSPSTVDYFNEHRMVFFNVSNETEKILLEEHKEYYKNKLLKYGFRNVDLEIRVKENLETDVLEPIREKYQKASQVVATVQKETFEAKSNLTSPKPKYRSNDDVLNNATYDKIVDLEEDAQNVTIHGEVISKTIRQSKAGRNIYNIAISDGTSSVMCIFFQRNNDPTFFDEITEETKESFVGFENQIIRKGDWVSFNGNFNFSSFDKSYIFYINKYKKIESKKVYRKDEAKIKRVELHTHTKMSVMDGVSSAKDYIETAKRFGWDAIAITDHLNVQAFPDAYYALSSVNKGVEEENKIKLIYGSELVMLQDEVWLVKNPKGQNLREAKFVVFDLETTGLSPEYDEIIEFGANVYDYAKGTSKKYDILIKPTKPLKKFTTELTHITNEMLEDKNSIEIEFKNIMEIIQDGILIAHNANFDFNFLQAYAKKLGYGELTNTVIDTLALARLLQPRLKNHRLGTVAKAYQILYDEKIAHRADYDAEVLTNMYEHMWSEAKKILPIDIDSDWNKFDKDKYENENFRRSRGYHVNVLAKNQEGLKDLYKLISYSHTENFLGSPKIFQSKLLEVREKNNILIGSGCVNGLVFEHARTGTFEMLEESISMFDYIEIQPLSVYKKLIQTEDLTMEELKTLIQKIIEVAKKLNKKIIATSDAHYVEPELKKIRDIYINTKGLGGAYHPLYDFKQRVKDNPDQHLRTTNEMLEEFKWLENSELINEIVIENPKSIADLIDANISPIKSGSYPPNIENVDKLLTDECYKNAKSLYGDNLPEIVKARLEKELASIIKHGFAVVYWISHLLVKKSNDDGYLVGSRGSVGSSFVATTSLITEVNPLKAHYRCVECKFSDFDTPEEFKCGYDLPEKMCPNCNAKLIGDGHDIPFETFLGFDGDKVPDIDLNFSGEYQPVAHNFTKEIFGENNVFRAGTISTVAEKTAYGFTMGYFEKQNMNLDLIRKAEVERLAGLSTGVKRTTGQHPGGIIILPKEYDIEDFTPVNYPADDETSDWKTTHFDFHSIHDNLLKMDILGHVDPTALRMLYDLTGFDPIKVPTDDKAVYSLFSELSALGIESESILGETTGAIGLPEFGTQFVRNMLKETQPKTFADLVQISGLSHGTDVYVGNAQSLIKDGIANISSVIGCRDDIMVYLMFMGLDPSSAFNIMESVRKGKGLSKEWIALMKEHNVPEWYINSCLKIKYMFPKAHATAYVLMAYRVAWYKIYYPSEYYAVWFSTRADFFDLETALKGKEAVKAAIDDIKYRQNNKIPVTAKENALITVYEVLLEMFARGIEIRNIDFNLSEGSRFVLLEENDKKILIPPFNVIDSLGDAVAKSIVNARQDRQITSVADLKQRTQVTQTQIEIFAKLKITDNLKDDEQLSFNF from the coding sequence ATGAACAAAGAAGTTAGAGACATGTTTGAGAAACTTAATGTTTTTTTAGATGAATCAGAAGAAGTTTATTTTGATCAAGCTCACTTTTATAAAGAAGCTGAATTTAGTGAAAGTACAAATAAATTAAGAGTCTTTATTAAAATTAAAGACTTTTTACCAATTCATTTACTACATAAAGTAGAAACTACTCTTACTACAAATACTTTAGTACCAACTAAATTAAATCTTTTAGTTGAAAATGAAGTTTACTCAAAAGAATTAATTTGAAATCATATTGAATATGTTAAAGAACAAAAAGCAGAAGTTAAAACAGGAACAATAAAAATTCTTTCTCCTTCAACTGTGGATTATTTTAATGAACACAGAATGGTATTTTTTAACGTTTCAAATGAAACTGAAAAAATTCTTTTAGAAGAACACAAAGAATATTATAAAAACAAATTATTAAAATATGGTTTTAGAAATGTTGATTTAGAAATTAGAGTAAAAGAAAATCTTGAAACTGATGTTTTAGAACCCATTAGAGAAAAATATCAAAAAGCATCTCAAGTAGTTGCAACAGTACAAAAAGAAACTTTTGAAGCTAAATCAAATTTAACTTCACCAAAACCAAAATATAGATCTAACGATGATGTTTTAAATAATGCAACATATGACAAGATAGTTGATCTTGAAGAAGATGCACAGAATGTAACAATTCATGGAGAAGTAATTTCAAAAACAATCCGTCAATCAAAAGCTGGAAGAAATATTTATAACATTGCAATTTCAGATGGTACTTCATCTGTAATGTGTATTTTCTTTCAAAGAAATAATGACCCAACTTTTTTTGATGAAATAACAGAAGAGACAAAAGAAAGTTTTGTTGGTTTTGAAAATCAAATTATAAGAAAAGGGGATTGAGTTTCTTTTAATGGTAACTTTAACTTTTCAAGTTTTGATAAAAGTTATATCTTTTATATAAACAAATACAAAAAAATTGAATCTAAAAAAGTTTATAGAAAAGATGAAGCGAAAATAAAAAGAGTTGAATTACATACCCATACAAAAATGTCTGTGATGGATGGAGTAAGTAGTGCAAAAGATTATATTGAAACTGCAAAAAGATTTGGTTGAGATGCAATTGCAATTACAGATCACTTAAATGTTCAAGCTTTCCCTGATGCTTATTATGCACTTTCAAGTGTTAACAAAGGTGTTGAAGAAGAAAATAAAATAAAACTAATTTATGGTAGTGAACTAGTTATGCTTCAAGATGAAGTTTGATTGGTAAAAAATCCAAAAGGACAAAACTTGCGTGAAGCAAAATTTGTTGTTTTCGACTTAGAGACAACTGGTTTATCACCAGAGTATGATGAAATAATTGAGTTTGGTGCAAATGTATATGACTATGCAAAAGGTACTTCAAAAAAATATGATATTTTAATCAAACCAACAAAACCTTTAAAGAAATTTACAACAGAACTTACTCACATAACAAATGAAATGTTAGAAGATAAAAATTCTATTGAAATAGAATTTAAAAACATAATGGAAATAATTCAAGATGGTATTTTAATTGCTCACAATGCCAACTTCGACTTTAACTTTTTACAAGCTTATGCAAAAAAACTTGGTTATGGTGAATTAACAAATACAGTTATTGATACATTGGCTTTAGCAAGATTGTTACAACCAAGATTAAAAAATCATAGATTAGGAACTGTTGCAAAAGCATATCAAATTCTTTATGATGAAAAAATTGCTCACCGTGCTGACTATGATGCTGAAGTTCTTACAAATATGTATGAACATATGTGAAGTGAAGCTAAAAAAATTCTTCCAATTGATATTGACTCAGATTGAAATAAATTTGATAAAGACAAATATGAAAACGAAAACTTCAGAAGAAGTAGGGGTTACCATGTAAATGTTCTTGCAAAAAATCAAGAAGGGTTAAAAGATCTTTATAAATTAATTTCTTACTCACATACAGAAAACTTTTTAGGTTCACCTAAAATTTTCCAATCAAAACTTTTAGAAGTGAGAGAAAAAAATAATATTTTAATTGGTAGTGGTTGTGTTAATGGTTTAGTATTTGAACATGCAAGAACCGGAACTTTCGAAATGCTTGAAGAATCAATTTCTATGTTTGATTACATTGAAATTCAACCTCTAAGTGTTTATAAAAAATTAATTCAAACAGAAGATTTAACAATGGAAGAATTAAAAACTTTAATTCAAAAAATCATTGAAGTTGCAAAAAAATTAAATAAAAAAATTATTGCAACAAGTGATGCTCACTATGTTGAACCTGAACTTAAAAAAATTAGAGACATCTACATTAATACAAAAGGTTTAGGTGGAGCATATCATCCACTTTACGACTTTAAACAAAGAGTAAAAGATAATCCAGATCAACATTTAAGAACTACAAATGAAATGTTAGAAGAATTTAAATGATTAGAAAATAGTGAATTAATAAACGAAATTGTTATTGAAAATCCAAAATCAATTGCTGATTTAATTGATGCAAATATCTCACCAATTAAATCAGGTTCTTATCCACCTAACATTGAAAATGTAGATAAATTATTAACAGATGAATGTTATAAAAATGCAAAATCACTTTACGGAGATAATTTACCCGAAATTGTTAAAGCTCGTTTAGAAAAAGAGTTAGCTTCAATCATTAAACATGGTTTTGCAGTAGTTTATTGAATTAGTCACTTGTTAGTTAAAAAATCAAATGATGATGGTTACTTAGTAGGTAGTCGTGGATCTGTTGGAAGTTCATTTGTGGCTACAACTTCTTTAATTACAGAAGTTAATCCACTTAAAGCTCACTATAGATGTGTTGAGTGTAAGTTTTCAGATTTCGACACACCAGAAGAATTTAAATGTGGATATGACTTACCAGAAAAAATGTGTCCAAACTGTAATGCTAAATTAATTGGTGACGGACATGATATTCCATTCGAAACTTTCTTAGGTTTCGATGGAGACAAAGTTCCAGATATAGATTTAAACTTCTCTGGTGAATATCAACCAGTTGCTCATAACTTTACAAAAGAAATTTTTGGAGAGAACAATGTATTTAGAGCTGGAACAATTTCTACTGTTGCTGAAAAAACTGCTTATGGATTTACAATGGGATATTTTGAAAAACAAAATATGAATTTAGATTTAATAAGAAAAGCAGAAGTTGAAAGACTGGCAGGTCTTTCAACTGGAGTTAAAAGAACAACAGGGCAACACCCTGGTGGAATTATTATTCTTCCAAAAGAATATGACATTGAAGACTTCACTCCAGTAAACTATCCTGCAGATGATGAAACAAGTGATTGAAAAACAACTCACTTTGATTTCCACTCAATTCATGATAACTTATTAAAAATGGATATACTAGGTCACGTTGATCCAACTGCTTTAAGAATGTTGTATGATCTAACAGGTTTTGATCCTATTAAAGTTCCTACAGATGATAAAGCTGTTTACTCGCTATTCTCAGAATTGAGTGCTCTTGGTATAGAATCAGAATCTATATTGGGAGAAACAACAGGAGCTATTGGTCTTCCAGAATTTGGAACTCAATTTGTTAGAAACATGTTAAAAGAAACACAACCAAAAACATTTGCTGACTTAGTTCAAATTTCTGGATTAAGTCATGGAACTGATGTTTATGTTGGAAATGCTCAATCATTAATTAAAGATGGAATTGCAAATATTTCATCAGTTATTGGTTGCCGTGATGACATTATGGTTTACTTGATGTTTATGGGATTAGATCCTTCAAGTGCTTTCAATATTATGGAAAGTGTAAGAAAGGGTAAAGGACTTTCAAAAGAGTGAATTGCTTTAATGAAAGAACACAATGTTCCTGAGTGATATATTAATTCATGTTTAAAAATTAAATATATGTTCCCTAAAGCTCATGCCACTGCTTATGTTTTAATGGCATATAGAGTTGCTTGGTATAAAATTTATTATCCATCAGAATATTATGCAGTTTGATTTTCAACAAGAGCTGATTTCTTCGATTTAGAAACAGCTTTAAAAGGAAAAGAAGCTGTAAAAGCAGCAATTGATGATATTAAATATAGACAAAACAATAAAATACCAGTAACTGCAAAAGAAAATGCTCTTATTACAGTTTATGAAGTTTTATTAGAAATGTTTGCAAGAGGAATTGAAATTAGAAATATTGACTTTAACTTAAGTGAGGGAAGTAGATTTGTTCTCCTTGAAGAAAATGATAAAAAAATATTAATCCCACCATTTAATGTTATTGATTCACTTGGAGATGCGGTGGCAAAATCAATTGTTAATGCTCGTCAAGATAGACAAATAACAAGTGTAGCTGATTTAAAACAAAGAACTCAAGTTACACAAACTCAAATTGAAATCTTTGCTAAATTAAAGATTACAGACAACTTAAAAGATGATGAACAACTTTCATTTAATTTTTAA
- the ybeY gene encoding rRNA maturation RNase YbeY — MKDSLEFNYETKEDLKEYEILFSKLLTSAKEVLEIGKTLSLSVNFIDEVKSREINNEYRKKDYVGDVISFPIDDDFGIYDQLEFKEIGDIFITFSEAKNKAAKYNHDIKEEMAWLFIHGLLHILGYDHETNELEAKEMFDLTDKILDKQNIKYIMPY, encoded by the coding sequence ATGAAAGATTCTTTAGAATTTAATTACGAAACAAAAGAAGATTTAAAAGAGTATGAAATATTGTTTTCAAAGCTTTTGACATCTGCAAAAGAAGTTCTTGAAATAGGAAAAACTTTAAGTTTATCGGTAAATTTTATTGATGAAGTTAAATCAAGAGAAATAAACAATGAATATAGAAAAAAAGATTATGTTGGAGATGTTATATCTTTTCCTATAGATGATGACTTTGGAATCTATGATCAATTGGAATTTAAAGAAATTGGTGATATTTTTATAACTTTTAGCGAAGCTAAAAACAAAGCTGCTAAATACAACCATGACATAAAAGAAGAAATGGCTTGATTGTTTATACATGGTTTACTTCATATATTGGGATATGATCATGAAACAAATGAACTTGAAGCTAAAGAAATGTTTGATTTAACTGACAAAATTTTAGACAAGCAAAATATTAAATACATAATGCCTTATTAA